Proteins encoded in a region of the Pieris rapae chromosome 12, ilPieRapa1.1, whole genome shotgun sequence genome:
- the LOC111001788 gene encoding antichymotrypsin-2 isoform X4: protein MDSKTLSSSIAKFSAKFCNELDKSTSVVSSPLSAEYILALVALGCEGPAHEEILQSLGFPEDNAIRSSFSSMSSQLKSIKGITLNVANRVYIQDGGYKLNSALESDAVKVFDAGLKIIDFGSGGAAQEINKWVESKTNERIKDLLTSDSVNSDTRLVLVNALYFKGSWLKPFHKMMTYDRPFFLDESTTVDIPMMNAKDDFFYGESKDLGVQYLKMQYEGEEASMLVVLPSKVDGLNDVIKKLADGYDLLADVETLEETKVDVTIPKFKIETEIDLMDVLPKLGIKTIFEPANSGLTRMLDSEEKLFVSKGVQKAFIEVNEEGAEAAAASVGVVRTRRSLNPPPPIFEATREALWCVFIKDQMAFVARYKPERTQLRTEL from the exons ATGGATTCAAAGACGCTATCTTCATCCATCGCTAAATTCTCGGCAAAGTTCTGTAAT gaaCTAGACAAGTCAACTAGTGTGGTTTCATCTCCATTATCAGCTGAATACATTCTTGCTCTTGTGGCTTTGGGATGTGAAGGTCCAGCACATGAAGAGATATTGCAATCCCTTGGATTCCCTGAAGATAATGCT attcgCTCATCTTTCTCTAGCATGTCATCACAACTGAAATCGATTAAAGGTATTACCTTGAATGTGGCTAACAGAGTGTATATACAAGATGGGGGCTACAAGCTAAACAGTGCCCTTGAGAGTGATGCTGTTAAAGTGTTTGATGCTGgccttaaaataattgactttGGAAGTGGAGGAGCTGCTCAAGAAATCAACAAGTGG GTGGAGAGCAAAACCAATGAACGCATTAAGGATTTATTAACGTCAGACAGTGTTAATAGTGACACTCGCCTTGTCTTGGTGAATGCATTGTACTTTAAG GGATCCTGGCTGAAACCATTCCATAAGATGATGACATATGACCGTCCTTTCTTCCTTGATGAGAGTACCACAGTGGACATTCCGATGATGAATGCCAAAGATGACTTCTTTTATGGTGAAAGCAAGGATCTTGGAGTTCAG TACCTGAAAATGCAATATGAGGGTGAGGAAGCCAGTATGTTGGTCGTCCTACCATCAAAGGTTGACGGTTTGAATGATGTTATTAAGAAATTGGCTGATGGTTATGACCTGTTGGCTGATGTGGAGACTTTGGAGGAGACCAAAGTGGATGTCACCATCCCCAAGTTCAAGATTGAGACCGAGATTGACCTCATGGATGTTCTCCCTAAG ctTGGAATCAAAACTATATTCGAGCCTGCAAACTCCGGACTTACCAGGATGTTAGATAGTGAAGAGAAGTTATTTGTGTCTAAGGGAGTgcaaaaagcatttattgaaGTCAACGAAGAAGGAGCTGAAGCCGCCGCTGCCTCtg TGGGTGTAGTCAGAACTCGGCGCTCCTTGAATCCACCACCACCAATCTTCGAGGCGACAAGAGAAGCCCTCTGGTGCGTCTTTATCAAAGACCAGATGGCGTTTGTGGCCCGCTATAAACCAGAAAGGACACAGCTTCGTACCGAACTCTAA
- the LOC111001788 gene encoding antichymotrypsin-2 isoform X1, which produces MRFCSVLLLPIFLKAVASSIMDSKTLSSSIAKFSAKFCNELDKSTSVVSSPLSAEYILALVALGCEGPAHEEILQSLGFPEDNAIRSSFSSMSSQLKSIKGITLNVANRVYIQDGGYKLNSALESDAVKVFDAGLKIIDFGSGGAAQEINKWVESKTNERIKDLLTSDSVNSDTRLVLVNALYFKGSWLKPFHKMMTYDRPFFLDESTTVDIPMMNAKDDFFYGESKDLGVQYLKMQYEGEEASMLVVLPSKVDGLNDVIKKLADGYDLLADVETLEETKVDVTIPKFKIETEIDLMDVLPKLGIKTIFEPANSGLTRMLDSEEKLFVSKGVQKAFIEVNEEGAEAAAASVGVVRTRRSLNPPPPIFEATREALWCVFIKDQMAFVARYKPERTQLRTEL; this is translated from the exons atgCGGTTTTGCAGTGTACTAT TACTaccgatatttttaaaagctgtTGCATCTTCAATCATGGATTCAAAGACGCTATCTTCATCCATCGCTAAATTCTCGGCAAAGTTCTGTAAT gaaCTAGACAAGTCAACTAGTGTGGTTTCATCTCCATTATCAGCTGAATACATTCTTGCTCTTGTGGCTTTGGGATGTGAAGGTCCAGCACATGAAGAGATATTGCAATCCCTTGGATTCCCTGAAGATAATGCT attcgCTCATCTTTCTCTAGCATGTCATCACAACTGAAATCGATTAAAGGTATTACCTTGAATGTGGCTAACAGAGTGTATATACAAGATGGGGGCTACAAGCTAAACAGTGCCCTTGAGAGTGATGCTGTTAAAGTGTTTGATGCTGgccttaaaataattgactttGGAAGTGGAGGAGCTGCTCAAGAAATCAACAAGTGG GTGGAGAGCAAAACCAATGAACGCATTAAGGATTTATTAACGTCAGACAGTGTTAATAGTGACACTCGCCTTGTCTTGGTGAATGCATTGTACTTTAAG GGATCCTGGCTGAAACCATTCCATAAGATGATGACATATGACCGTCCTTTCTTCCTTGATGAGAGTACCACAGTGGACATTCCGATGATGAATGCCAAAGATGACTTCTTTTATGGTGAAAGCAAGGATCTTGGAGTTCAG TACCTGAAAATGCAATATGAGGGTGAGGAAGCCAGTATGTTGGTCGTCCTACCATCAAAGGTTGACGGTTTGAATGATGTTATTAAGAAATTGGCTGATGGTTATGACCTGTTGGCTGATGTGGAGACTTTGGAGGAGACCAAAGTGGATGTCACCATCCCCAAGTTCAAGATTGAGACCGAGATTGACCTCATGGATGTTCTCCCTAAG ctTGGAATCAAAACTATATTCGAGCCTGCAAACTCCGGACTTACCAGGATGTTAGATAGTGAAGAGAAGTTATTTGTGTCTAAGGGAGTgcaaaaagcatttattgaaGTCAACGAAGAAGGAGCTGAAGCCGCCGCTGCCTCtg TGGGTGTAGTCAGAACTCGGCGCTCCTTGAATCCACCACCACCAATCTTCGAGGCGACAAGAGAAGCCCTCTGGTGCGTCTTTATCAAAGACCAGATGGCGTTTGTGGCCCGCTATAAACCAGAAAGGACACAGCTTCGTACCGAACTCTAA
- the LOC111001788 gene encoding antichymotrypsin-2 isoform X3, whose protein sequence is MRFCSVLLLPIFLKAVASSIMDSKTLSSSIAKFSAKFCNELDKSTSVVSSPLSAEYILALVALGCEGPAHEEILQSLGFPEDNAIRSSFSSMSSQLKSIKGITLNVANRVYIQDGGYKLNSALESDAVKVFDAGLKIIDFGSGGAAQEINKWVESKTNERIKDLLTSDSVNSDTRLVLVNALYFKGSWLKPFHKMMTYDRPFFLDESTTVDIPMMNAKDDFFYGESKDLGVQYLKMQYEGEEASMLVVLPSKVDGLNDVIKKLADGYDLLADVETLEETKVDVTIPKFKIETEIDLMDVLPKLGIKTIFEPANSGLTRMLDSEEKLFVSKGVQKAFIEVNEEGAEAAAASGMVMMMRCMPPPVPIFMADRPFLYTILDKHHTTYFVGAFRAH, encoded by the exons atgCGGTTTTGCAGTGTACTAT TACTaccgatatttttaaaagctgtTGCATCTTCAATCATGGATTCAAAGACGCTATCTTCATCCATCGCTAAATTCTCGGCAAAGTTCTGTAAT gaaCTAGACAAGTCAACTAGTGTGGTTTCATCTCCATTATCAGCTGAATACATTCTTGCTCTTGTGGCTTTGGGATGTGAAGGTCCAGCACATGAAGAGATATTGCAATCCCTTGGATTCCCTGAAGATAATGCT attcgCTCATCTTTCTCTAGCATGTCATCACAACTGAAATCGATTAAAGGTATTACCTTGAATGTGGCTAACAGAGTGTATATACAAGATGGGGGCTACAAGCTAAACAGTGCCCTTGAGAGTGATGCTGTTAAAGTGTTTGATGCTGgccttaaaataattgactttGGAAGTGGAGGAGCTGCTCAAGAAATCAACAAGTGG GTGGAGAGCAAAACCAATGAACGCATTAAGGATTTATTAACGTCAGACAGTGTTAATAGTGACACTCGCCTTGTCTTGGTGAATGCATTGTACTTTAAG GGATCCTGGCTGAAACCATTCCATAAGATGATGACATATGACCGTCCTTTCTTCCTTGATGAGAGTACCACAGTGGACATTCCGATGATGAATGCCAAAGATGACTTCTTTTATGGTGAAAGCAAGGATCTTGGAGTTCAG TACCTGAAAATGCAATATGAGGGTGAGGAAGCCAGTATGTTGGTCGTCCTACCATCAAAGGTTGACGGTTTGAATGATGTTATTAAGAAATTGGCTGATGGTTATGACCTGTTGGCTGATGTGGAGACTTTGGAGGAGACCAAAGTGGATGTCACCATCCCCAAGTTCAAGATTGAGACCGAGATTGACCTCATGGATGTTCTCCCTAAG ctTGGAATCAAAACTATATTCGAGCCTGCAAACTCCGGACTTACCAGGATGTTAGATAGTGAAGAGAAGTTATTTGTGTCTAAGGGAGTgcaaaaagcatttattgaaGTCAACGAAGAAGGAGCTGAAGCCGCCGCTGCCTCtg GCATGGTGATGATGATGCGGTGTATGCCTCCGCCAGTACCCATATTCATGGCTGACCGACCTTTCCTCTACACCATCTTGGACAAACATCACACAACATACTTCGTTGGCGCCTTTCGCGCCCACTAA
- the LOC111001788 gene encoding antichymotrypsin-2 isoform X2: MRFCSVLLLPIFLKAVASSIMDSKTLSSSIAKFSAKFCNELDKSTSVVSSPLSAEYILALVALGCEGPAHEEILQSLGFPEDNAIRSSFSSMSSQLKSIKGITLNVANRVYIQDGGYKLNSALESDAVKVFDAGLKIIDFGSGGAAQEINKWVESKTNERIKDLLTSDSVNSDTRLVLVNALYFKGSWLKPFHKMMTYDRPFFLDESTTVDIPMMNAKDDFFYGESKDLGVQYLKMQYEGEEASMLVVLPSKVDGLNDVIKKLADGYDLLADVETLEETKVDVTIPKFKIETEIDLMDVLPKLGIKTIFEPANSGLTRMLDSEEKLFVSKGVQKAFIEVNEEGAEAAAASAMGVMMCCAIMEPPTPEFTADRPFLAVILVGNDVYFEAIYRGKP; this comes from the exons atgCGGTTTTGCAGTGTACTAT TACTaccgatatttttaaaagctgtTGCATCTTCAATCATGGATTCAAAGACGCTATCTTCATCCATCGCTAAATTCTCGGCAAAGTTCTGTAAT gaaCTAGACAAGTCAACTAGTGTGGTTTCATCTCCATTATCAGCTGAATACATTCTTGCTCTTGTGGCTTTGGGATGTGAAGGTCCAGCACATGAAGAGATATTGCAATCCCTTGGATTCCCTGAAGATAATGCT attcgCTCATCTTTCTCTAGCATGTCATCACAACTGAAATCGATTAAAGGTATTACCTTGAATGTGGCTAACAGAGTGTATATACAAGATGGGGGCTACAAGCTAAACAGTGCCCTTGAGAGTGATGCTGTTAAAGTGTTTGATGCTGgccttaaaataattgactttGGAAGTGGAGGAGCTGCTCAAGAAATCAACAAGTGG GTGGAGAGCAAAACCAATGAACGCATTAAGGATTTATTAACGTCAGACAGTGTTAATAGTGACACTCGCCTTGTCTTGGTGAATGCATTGTACTTTAAG GGATCCTGGCTGAAACCATTCCATAAGATGATGACATATGACCGTCCTTTCTTCCTTGATGAGAGTACCACAGTGGACATTCCGATGATGAATGCCAAAGATGACTTCTTTTATGGTGAAAGCAAGGATCTTGGAGTTCAG TACCTGAAAATGCAATATGAGGGTGAGGAAGCCAGTATGTTGGTCGTCCTACCATCAAAGGTTGACGGTTTGAATGATGTTATTAAGAAATTGGCTGATGGTTATGACCTGTTGGCTGATGTGGAGACTTTGGAGGAGACCAAAGTGGATGTCACCATCCCCAAGTTCAAGATTGAGACCGAGATTGACCTCATGGATGTTCTCCCTAAG ctTGGAATCAAAACTATATTCGAGCCTGCAAACTCCGGACTTACCAGGATGTTAGATAGTGAAGAGAAGTTATTTGTGTCTAAGGGAGTgcaaaaagcatttattgaaGTCAACGAAGAAGGAGCTGAAGCCGCCGCTGCCTCtg CAATGGGTGTGATGATGTGTTGTGCAATCATGGAGCCACCGACGCCAGAGTTCACAGCCGACCGTCCATTCTTGGCTGTAATTCTTGTCGGTAATGACGTCTACTTCGAAGCTATTTACCGTGGAAAACCATAA